The Methanoculleus marisnigri JR1 genome window below encodes:
- a CDS encoding aspartate kinase: protein MKFGGTSVGEADCIGRVADIVESHRSAGDEVAVVVSACSGITDRIIAVADEVIASKEQPDIGTLLDAMRERHTRLLKETAPDHAREVTAVIDDRLTRLQNILTAVHTLKELTPRSRDYIVSFGERLSAPIVAAALRQRGIASVALDGAEAGITTTANHGDARALPVSAENIRARVAPLLADAVPVIMGFMGATEQGVITTLGRSGSDYSAAVIGAGVDADEIWIWTDVDGVMTSDPRIIPDARVLDDISYLEVMELSYFGAKVLHPRSIEPAMQKDIPIRVKNSFKPEVPGTLVLRDKHQEKRVVKAIALIEKVALVNINGAQMVGRPGVAKTIFSALAEREVNVMMISQGSSEANISLIIDESHLDAALGALDPLVEQGIVREVTYDHDVAAVAVVGAGMAGTPGTGGRIFSAIGRAGINMMMISQGSSEVNVSFVVKAGDGKRALQVLHDEFRLSENSDD from the coding sequence ATCGCGGTGGCCGACGAGGTCATAGCAAGCAAGGAGCAGCCCGATATCGGGACGCTTCTTGACGCCATGCGGGAGCGCCACACCCGGCTCCTCAAGGAGACGGCTCCCGACCACGCCCGCGAGGTGACGGCCGTCATCGACGACCGGCTCACCCGGCTGCAGAACATCCTCACCGCGGTGCACACCTTAAAGGAGCTGACTCCCCGGTCCCGCGACTACATCGTCTCGTTCGGGGAACGGCTCTCCGCCCCGATCGTCGCGGCCGCCCTCCGTCAGCGCGGCATCGCTTCGGTCGCCCTCGATGGTGCCGAGGCCGGGATAACCACGACGGCGAATCACGGGGACGCCCGCGCCCTCCCGGTGAGCGCGGAGAACATTCGTGCCCGGGTCGCCCCGCTGCTCGCCGACGCCGTCCCGGTGATCATGGGCTTCATGGGGGCGACCGAGCAGGGCGTCATCACCACCCTCGGCCGGAGCGGTTCCGACTACTCCGCCGCCGTCATCGGTGCCGGGGTCGATGCCGACGAGATCTGGATCTGGACCGACGTCGACGGGGTGATGACCTCCGATCCCCGGATCATCCCCGATGCCCGGGTGCTCGACGACATCTCCTATCTTGAGGTGATGGAACTCTCCTACTTCGGCGCGAAGGTTCTCCACCCGCGGTCGATCGAACCCGCGATGCAGAAGGACATCCCGATCCGGGTCAAGAACTCGTTTAAGCCCGAAGTCCCCGGCACCCTCGTCCTCCGCGACAAGCACCAGGAAAAGCGGGTGGTCAAGGCCATCGCCCTGATCGAGAAGGTGGCGCTGGTCAACATCAACGGCGCCCAGATGGTCGGCCGTCCCGGCGTGGCAAAGACGATCTTCTCCGCGCTTGCCGAGCGGGAGGTGAACGTCATGATGATCTCGCAGGGTTCGAGCGAGGCGAACATCTCCCTCATCATCGACGAATCGCACCTGGACGCCGCGCTCGGCGCCCTCGACCCGCTCGTGGAGCAGGGCATCGTACGCGAGGTCACCTACGACCACGACGTCGCCGCGGTCGCGGTCGTCGGTGCGGGGATGGCCGGGACGCCCGGAACCGGCGGCCGGATCTTCTCGGCGATCGGCCGGGCCGGCATCAACATGATGATGATCTCGCAGGGTTCAAGCGAGGTGAACGTCTCCTTCGTCGTGAAGGCCGGGGACGGCAAACGGGCCCTCCAGGTGCTGCACGACGAATTCCGTCTCTCGGAGAACTCAGATGACTGA
- the purM gene encoding phosphoribosylformylglycinamidine cyclo-ligase: protein MTEEAHTYREAGVDIDLEARAVRALIDSLTYRRSGDFSMLGKVGHFAGLIDFGPYVLALAVDGVGTKMLVADALRDWSTVGIDCIAMNVNDLYVMNLEPVAFVDYIATDALSPEKMAQIGLGLNEGARLANMNIVGGETATLKGLVNGLDLAGTCLGVQEKEKVVTGEGVVPGDLIVAVPSSGVHSNGLTLARKVVEDCGSYETLLSNDKTLGEELLTPTRIYAEVLRVTEACEVHGMCHVTGGGLLNFRRLSEYGFSFTDPLAVPEIFSWLQENGKISDTEMYRTFNMGMGYAFVAPEKSVAAIRAIVPDARVVGEVTEEPGVRLKGVEIR, encoded by the coding sequence ATGACTGAAGAAGCACATACCTACCGCGAAGCCGGGGTCGATATCGACCTCGAGGCCCGGGCGGTCCGGGCGCTGATCGACTCCCTCACCTACCGCAGATCCGGCGACTTCTCGATGCTCGGGAAGGTCGGGCACTTCGCCGGACTGATCGACTTCGGCCCGTACGTCCTCGCGCTCGCGGTCGACGGCGTCGGCACCAAGATGCTCGTCGCGGATGCGCTCCGCGACTGGAGCACCGTCGGGATCGACTGCATCGCGATGAACGTCAACGATCTCTACGTGATGAACCTCGAGCCCGTGGCGTTCGTCGACTACATCGCGACCGACGCCCTCTCGCCGGAGAAGATGGCCCAGATCGGCCTGGGGTTGAACGAGGGGGCACGCCTCGCGAACATGAACATCGTCGGCGGGGAGACCGCGACCCTCAAGGGGCTCGTGAACGGCCTCGACCTCGCGGGGACCTGTCTCGGTGTCCAGGAGAAGGAGAAGGTCGTCACCGGCGAGGGGGTCGTTCCCGGCGACCTGATCGTCGCCGTTCCCTCGAGCGGCGTCCACAGCAACGGCCTGACCCTCGCCCGGAAAGTCGTCGAGGACTGCGGATCCTACGAGACCCTTCTTTCGAACGACAAGACCCTCGGCGAAGAGCTCCTGACGCCGACACGGATCTACGCCGAGGTGCTCCGGGTGACGGAGGCCTGCGAGGTTCACGGGATGTGCCACGTCACCGGCGGCGGCCTCCTGAACTTCAGGCGGCTCAGCGAGTACGGATTCTCCTTCACCGATCCCCTCGCGGTTCCCGAGATCTTCTCCTGGCTGCAGGAGAATGGGAAGATCAGCGATACGGAGATGTACCGGACCTTCAACATGGGCATGGGCTACGCCTTCGTCGCCCCGGAGAAGAGTGTCGCCGCAATCCGGGCAATCGTCCCCGACGCCCGGGTTGTCGGCGAGGTGACGGAGGAGCCCGGCGTGCGGCTGAAGGGTGTGGAGATCCGGTGA
- a CDS encoding DUF362 domain-containing protein, translating into MADVYFTPLRARGPHESKAAKIRRLFDAAGFDAAIRPGDLAAVKLHVGERGCDTYLHPLFARQVVDTIKERGAQPFLTDTATLYAGSRADAVRHTVTAIEHGFAYAVAGAPVIIADGLTGGYWREVAVDGNHFERVRIAGSILDADSMIVLSHVKGHDLAGFGGAIKNLAMGCAPPSGKAEQHAGRPYVEIERCGGCGKCTTVCPQAAMTLADGRAVLNPEHCVGCGDCMRACPEGAIEFDWTTEIRPFIERLCEYALGAVRTKPGRVGYVNFLLDITPDCDCVSWSDAAIVPDIGILASTDPVAIDHASFDLVNSEQGFSQTQLGRNFAPGEDKFKGTWDYTDGRYQFEYAATIGLGDADYRLIEV; encoded by the coding sequence ATGGCAGACGTCTATTTTACCCCCCTCAGGGCACGGGGTCCGCACGAGAGCAAAGCCGCGAAGATCCGCCGTCTCTTTGATGCGGCCGGGTTTGACGCGGCTATCCGGCCGGGAGACCTTGCGGCCGTCAAACTGCACGTCGGAGAGCGCGGGTGCGACACCTACCTCCACCCGCTCTTCGCCCGGCAGGTGGTCGATACGATAAAAGAGCGCGGAGCGCAGCCGTTCCTCACCGATACCGCCACCCTCTACGCCGGGAGCCGGGCCGACGCCGTCCGGCACACCGTCACCGCGATCGAGCACGGGTTCGCATACGCGGTTGCCGGCGCCCCGGTCATCATTGCCGACGGCCTTACCGGCGGTTACTGGAGGGAGGTCGCCGTCGACGGGAATCACTTCGAACGCGTCCGGATCGCCGGGAGCATCCTCGACGCCGACAGCATGATCGTCCTCTCGCACGTCAAGGGCCACGACCTCGCCGGGTTCGGCGGGGCGATCAAGAACCTGGCGATGGGCTGCGCCCCGCCGTCGGGGAAGGCGGAGCAGCACGCGGGCAGGCCGTACGTGGAGATCGAGCGGTGCGGCGGGTGCGGGAAGTGCACCACGGTCTGCCCCCAGGCGGCGATGACCCTCGCCGACGGGCGGGCGGTGCTCAACCCGGAGCACTGCGTCGGGTGCGGCGACTGCATGCGTGCCTGTCCCGAGGGCGCGATCGAGTTCGACTGGACGACGGAGATCCGGCCGTTCATAGAGCGGCTCTGCGAATACGCCCTCGGCGCCGTCCGCACCAAACCCGGGAGGGTCGGCTACGTCAACTTCCTCCTCGACATCACCCCGGACTGCGACTGCGTCTCCTGGAGCGACGCGGCGATCGTTCCCGACATCGGGATCCTGGCCTCCACCGACCCGGTCGCGATCGATCACGCGAGTTTCGACCTCGTCAACAGCGAGCAGGGGTTCTCCCAAACGCAGCTCGGGCGGAACTTCGCTCCCGGGGAAGACAAGTTTAAAGGGACCTGGGACTACACGGACGGCAGGTACCAGTTCGAGTATGCGGCTACCATTGGGCTCGGGGATGCCGATTACCGGCTGATCGAGGTGTGA
- a CDS encoding flavodoxin family protein, which yields MSTGKVVLLCGSPRPGGNTAQVLGECAKVLEREGIETETVLLGEKRIFSCTACGLCTEGECALDDGLNEIIGKIREAEGFIVGTPVYFGTARGDVTAALQRIGMVSMSSDSFLSRKVGGPIAVARRGGHTATLQELLMFYLINDMIVPGSTYWNMVFGRTPGEALGDEEGMRTVRRFAENVAFLIRKLR from the coding sequence ATGTCGACCGGAAAAGTAGTGCTGCTCTGCGGGAGTCCCCGGCCCGGGGGGAACACCGCACAGGTGCTCGGGGAGTGCGCGAAGGTCCTCGAGCGCGAGGGTATCGAGACCGAGACCGTCCTGCTCGGGGAGAAGCGTATCTTCTCCTGCACCGCCTGCGGGCTCTGCACCGAAGGGGAGTGCGCCCTCGACGACGGCTTGAACGAGATCATCGGGAAAATCCGGGAGGCCGAGGGGTTCATCGTGGGGACCCCGGTCTACTTCGGCACCGCCCGTGGCGACGTCACGGCGGCCCTGCAGCGGATCGGGATGGTCTCGATGTCGTCCGACTCCTTCCTCTCCCGGAAGGTGGGCGGCCCGATCGCCGTGGCCCGGCGGGGCGGGCATACCGCCACGCTCCAGGAACTGCTGATGTTCTACCTCATCAACGACATGATCGTGCCGGGCTCGACCTACTGGAACATGGTCTTTGGGAGGACGCCGGGAGAAGCCCTGGGCGACGAGGAAGGAATGAGAACGGTCCGGCGGTTCGCCGAGAACGTTGCGTTCCTGATCAGGAAACTGCGCTAG
- a CDS encoding 4a-hydroxytetrahydrobiopterin dehydratase, producing the protein MDLSSEAIVLDVADTAPLTRREIADLLPEVPDWSLEDGRLAARFACKGFDEAVTFLNDVAGFAARENHLPDLGIHAARYVDVAWYTYAIGGLSRNDFIMAARLSEWLRCRQGAFL; encoded by the coding sequence ATGGATCTTTCGTCTGAGGCGATCGTTTTGGATGTCGCGGATACGGCACCGTTGACCCGGCGGGAGATCGCCGACCTCCTGCCGGAGGTTCCGGACTGGTCGCTCGAAGACGGGCGGCTTGCCGCCCGGTTCGCCTGCAAGGGGTTCGATGAAGCGGTGACGTTCCTCAACGATGTCGCCGGGTTTGCCGCGCGAGAGAACCATCTCCCGGATCTCGGCATCCACGCTGCGAGGTACGTGGACGTCGCCTGGTATACTTACGCCATCGGCGGACTCTCCCGCAACGACTTCATCATGGCCGCACGGCTCTCCGAGTGGCTCCGGTGCCGGCAGGGTGCGTTCCTCTAA
- the trxA gene encoding thioredoxin, with the protein MEGERPLDDELQRLREERLRKLEERLTGTPGGVIEIADDAFQTTLQEHPALVVDIWAEWCGPCRMVAPVVEDLARDFAGRVTFGKCNVDENPKIAASFSITAIPTLLFFANGMLVDRVVGALPREAVKARVMRAFGTG; encoded by the coding sequence ATGGAAGGAGAGAGGCCGCTTGACGACGAACTGCAGCGTCTCCGGGAAGAACGTCTCCGGAAACTCGAGGAACGGCTTACAGGCACGCCGGGCGGCGTCATCGAGATCGCCGACGATGCGTTTCAGACGACCCTGCAGGAGCACCCCGCCCTGGTCGTCGACATCTGGGCGGAATGGTGCGGCCCCTGCCGGATGGTGGCCCCGGTCGTCGAGGACCTTGCGCGTGACTTCGCCGGCAGGGTGACCTTCGGCAAGTGCAACGTCGACGAAAATCCCAAAATTGCGGCGAGTTTCAGCATAACAGCGATACCCACGCTCCTGTTCTTCGCGAACGGCATGCTGGTCGACCGGGTGGTCGGTGCACTCCCGAGAGAGGCCGTCAAAGCACGAGTCATGCGGGCGTTCGGCACCGGTTAG
- the purF gene encoding amidophosphoribosyltransferase: MCGIVGIVDAGGVSFPLYYALYALQHRGQESAGISTFEGTTLYTHKAQGLVAEVFNSQTLQDLRGNAGIGHVRYPTTGSKVPENVQPFNFRYRGLDLSIAHNGNLVNTVELREEYERRGQIFCTTTDTEIIGNIIADALRTSKSMEDAVLLCMRRLRGSYATVALLNNTVYAFRDPLGIKPLCIGKLDNGYIVASESVAIDALDGTFVRDVRPGELVRIDESGLTSTQIATANRKAYCIFEYVYFARADSVMDGTLVYDVRRRIGQKLYDANPVEADTACPVPDSGIAYAAGYAEQSGIPFIEGLMKNRYMGRTFIMPTQEQRERAVRIKLNTVRGNLKDKRVVLIDDSVVRGTTSRRIVNMIRDAGAEEIHLRVGSPPIIAPCYLGVDMPTRTELIASGKEVEAVRESVGATSLTYIPLDDLVEAIGCGERNLCTGCLTGCYPVEINGEKSCHSIVDYVAGTHQSDLSTFKAGKERT; encoded by the coding sequence ATGTGTGGTATCGTTGGCATCGTCGATGCTGGCGGTGTCTCGTTTCCGTTGTATTACGCCCTGTATGCTCTCCAGCACCGGGGGCAGGAGAGCGCAGGGATCTCTACTTTTGAAGGCACGACCCTGTACACGCACAAAGCCCAGGGGCTCGTTGCCGAGGTCTTCAACAGCCAGACCCTGCAGGATCTGCGGGGCAACGCCGGAATCGGACACGTCCGCTACCCGACAACCGGGTCGAAGGTCCCGGAAAACGTTCAGCCGTTCAATTTCCGGTACCGGGGGCTCGATCTCTCGATCGCCCATAACGGCAATCTGGTCAATACGGTCGAACTCCGTGAGGAATACGAGCGCCGGGGGCAGATCTTCTGCACCACGACCGATACCGAGATCATCGGCAACATCATCGCCGATGCGCTCCGGACCTCCAAAAGTATGGAGGATGCCGTCCTGCTCTGCATGCGGCGGCTGCGGGGCTCCTACGCCACCGTAGCGCTCCTGAACAATACCGTATACGCCTTCCGCGACCCGCTCGGCATCAAGCCGCTCTGCATCGGAAAACTCGACAACGGTTACATCGTCGCGTCGGAGAGCGTGGCGATCGATGCGCTGGACGGCACGTTCGTCCGGGACGTGCGTCCCGGCGAACTCGTCCGGATCGATGAGTCCGGGCTCACCTCCACCCAGATCGCGACCGCGAACCGGAAGGCGTACTGCATCTTCGAGTACGTCTACTTCGCCCGCGCCGACTCGGTGATGGACGGGACGCTGGTCTACGACGTGCGGCGCCGGATCGGGCAGAAACTCTACGATGCGAATCCCGTCGAAGCGGATACGGCCTGCCCGGTCCCCGACTCCGGGATCGCATACGCCGCGGGCTACGCCGAGCAGTCCGGGATCCCGTTCATCGAGGGGCTGATGAAGAACCGTTACATGGGCCGGACGTTCATCATGCCGACCCAGGAGCAGCGGGAGCGGGCGGTCCGGATCAAACTCAACACCGTTCGGGGAAACCTGAAGGACAAACGGGTGGTGCTCATCGACGACAGCGTCGTCCGGGGGACGACCTCCCGCCGGATCGTGAACATGATCCGGGATGCGGGGGCCGAAGAGATCCATCTCCGGGTCGGCTCCCCACCGATCATCGCCCCCTGCTACCTCGGGGTGGATATGCCCACCCGCACGGAGCTGATCGCGAGCGGCAAGGAGGTCGAGGCGGTGCGCGAAAGCGTCGGCGCGACGTCGCTCACCTACATCCCGCTCGATGACCTGGTGGAGGCGATCGGGTGCGGTGAGCGGAACCTCTGCACCGGGTGCCTGACGGGGTGCTACCCGGTGGAGATCAACGGGGAGAAGAGCTGCCACTCTATCGTTGACTACGTGGCCGGCACCCACCAGTCCGATCTCTCGACCTTCAAGGCCGGGAAGGAACGGACGTAA
- a CDS encoding 50S ribosomal protein L37e, giving the protein MSKGTPSMGKRQKRTHIACRRCGKISFHAQHKVCAACGFGKSRRIRSYRWTEKKAKVPTH; this is encoded by the coding sequence ATGTCAAAAGGCACACCATCGATGGGCAAGCGGCAGAAACGCACTCACATCGCCTGCAGGCGATGCGGCAAGATCTCGTTCCACGCACAGCACAAAGTCTGTGCGGCCTGTGGATTCGGCAAGAGCCGGAGAATCCGCAGTTACCGCTGGACGGAGAAGAAGGCAAAGGTACCGACGCATTAG
- a CDS encoding LSM domain-containing protein, whose translation MTPRPLDILDQVLNRQPVIISLKGGREIRGILQGYDVHMNLVLDKAEEEVDGAAQKLGTLIVRGDNVIYITPSVE comes from the coding sequence ATGACGCCAAGACCGTTGGATATTTTAGATCAGGTACTGAATCGTCAGCCCGTCATCATCAGCCTGAAAGGTGGGAGAGAGATCCGGGGGATCCTCCAGGGATACGACGTTCACATGAATCTGGTATTGGACAAAGCAGAAGAAGAAGTGGACGGCGCGGCGCAGAAACTCGGCACGTTGATCGTCCGCGGTGATAATGTGATCTACATTACCCCTTCAGTCGAATAA
- a CDS encoding RNA-binding protein, whose product MARITVKKRHVIRKSQISELLERLTDEIGASADLFRSDRIERVETDAPVGIYLVDKKPLLMGAEDWAFPTLRGLVEHPIPERRVVVDSGAVRFVANGADAMRPGIVSISPDIRAGHPVQVVEERHGKPLAVGIALFDAADMERQEKGKSVKSVHYVGDDLWNLEI is encoded by the coding sequence ATGGCAAGGATTACTGTAAAAAAGCGTCACGTCATCCGGAAATCACAGATAAGCGAACTTCTCGAGCGGCTCACGGACGAGATCGGGGCATCGGCCGACCTCTTCCGGTCGGACAGGATCGAGCGGGTGGAGACGGATGCTCCCGTCGGAATCTACCTCGTCGATAAAAAGCCCCTCCTGATGGGAGCTGAAGATTGGGCGTTCCCGACCCTGCGGGGGCTCGTCGAGCACCCGATCCCCGAGCGGCGGGTGGTGGTCGATTCCGGCGCGGTCAGGTTCGTCGCAAACGGCGCGGATGCCATGCGCCCCGGGATCGTATCGATCTCGCCGGACATCCGTGCGGGGCACCCGGTGCAGGTCGTCGAGGAACGGCACGGAAAACCGCTTGCCGTGGGGATTGCGCTCTTCGATGCGGCCGATATGGAGCGGCAGGAGAAGGGCAAGTCCGTTAAAAGCGTCCACTACGTCGGGGACGATCTCTGGAATCTGGAGATCTGA
- a CDS encoding cell division protein SepF produces the protein MVKKLFDSILGKSPARNEEDYMELDLASYEGSNDEEPASMYIKIATIADLKDTPRVKDEVYNGNIVIVDIGRLKMDKVTFERVLKDLRDVAKDVNGDIVGLGEQKYVVITPMSVKVSREKIGGGL, from the coding sequence ATGGTTAAAAAACTCTTTGACAGCATCCTCGGCAAAAGTCCGGCAAGAAACGAAGAGGACTACATGGAACTCGATCTCGCCTCCTACGAGGGATCGAACGACGAAGAGCCGGCATCCATGTACATCAAGATCGCCACCATCGCCGACCTCAAAGATACCCCCCGCGTCAAAGACGAGGTTTACAACGGAAATATCGTCATCGTCGACATCGGGCGGCTGAAGATGGACAAGGTGACGTTCGAGCGGGTCTTAAAGGATCTCCGCGACGTCGCAAAGGACGTGAACGGCGACATCGTCGGCCTCGGCGAGCAGAAATACGTCGTCATCACGCCCATGTCCGTCAAGGTCTCCCGCGAGAAGATCGGCGGGGGCCTCTAG
- a CDS encoding ZPR1 zinc finger domain-containing protein, producing MRESHPGTCPACGGEIRIVHHRLDIPHFPDILLVSIACDACGFRHTDTIILGEGDPVRWTVRVEEPGDLAIRVARSTTGTIEIPELGLRVEPGTACEGFVTNIEGVLSRFEQAVETILANPESEDERAAALRMVETIAAAREVAFPFTVILEDPAGNSALVSEKAEKMLLDQGEA from the coding sequence GTGCGGGAGTCCCATCCGGGAACCTGTCCCGCCTGCGGGGGCGAGATCCGGATCGTCCATCACCGTCTCGACATCCCCCACTTTCCCGATATCCTGCTCGTCTCTATCGCCTGCGACGCCTGCGGCTTCCGGCACACCGACACCATCATCCTCGGGGAGGGCGACCCGGTCCGGTGGACGGTGCGGGTGGAGGAGCCCGGCGACCTCGCCATCCGGGTGGCGCGGAGCACGACGGGGACGATCGAGATCCCGGAACTCGGTCTTCGGGTCGAACCCGGCACCGCCTGCGAGGGGTTCGTCACCAATATCGAGGGAGTCCTCTCCCGTTTCGAGCAGGCGGTGGAGACGATCCTGGCAAACCCCGAGAGCGAAGACGAGCGGGCGGCCGCACTCAGGATGGTGGAGACGATCGCCGCCGCACGGGAGGTGGCCTTCCCGTTCACGGTCATCCTCGAGGACCCTGCCGGGAACAGCGCGCTCGTCAGCGAGAAAGCCGAAAAGATGCTCCTCGATCAGGGAGAAGCCTGA
- a CDS encoding GNAT family N-acetyltransferase — protein sequence MITAVLPELNTKPAGIRPEVRELTSAEFSAAEEVWREYHGTAGDPARDRIFATFLAGQIVSLARCRRHPDGLEIDGVFTPEDCRKKGYARTTMAALVTACHNDDLYMYAVERLAGFYAELGFISIPERDLPPGIRERYTWAAGNMEGAEVRPMFRRAGLL from the coding sequence ATGATAACCGCTGTTCTTCCAGAACTGAACACTAAACCGGCCGGGATCCGGCCGGAGGTTCGTGAACTGACAAGCGCGGAGTTCTCCGCCGCGGAAGAGGTCTGGCGCGAGTACCACGGCACGGCCGGCGATCCCGCACGGGACCGGATCTTCGCGACCTTCCTTGCGGGGCAGATCGTCTCTCTCGCCCGGTGCAGGAGGCACCCCGACGGCCTGGAGATCGACGGCGTCTTCACGCCCGAGGACTGCCGGAAAAAGGGGTATGCCCGCACGACGATGGCCGCTCTGGTCACGGCCTGCCACAACGACGACCTCTACATGTACGCGGTCGAGCGCCTCGCCGGGTTTTACGCGGAGTTAGGGTTCATCTCAATACCGGAACGCGACCTCCCGCCCGGGATACGGGAGCGTTACACCTGGGCCGCGGGGAACATGGAGGGCGCCGAGGTCCGGCCGATGTTCAGGAGAGCCGGGTTGTTGTAG
- a CDS encoding PAS domain S-box protein, translating into MNVTDIQTTFVSDTRNRIAIIAGLAVLTLGGNLLALILGAPEELLPLPTLPLTIPIILASYWYPRRGILFSVCFASIYAVTTYFLSPPGPLLAYTIVLRAILLVLIGGVVAFLATKLRESEQEMNQIIEFLPDATFAIDRGGEVIAWNRAIEEMTGVKKVAMLGRGDYEYAVPFYGEPRPLLADRILQGDPEAGYPSVRRSGDVLVAEIYTPLLRGGRGAHIRFAATALLDRSGRVTGAIESIRDVSDEVMTEAALQNAGRQLNILTGILRTDLSNRLAVLYGHLSVGAMKFDDPEILSFIDDLNDAANGIRRQIEISREFRDIGTSPPAWIPVQQAVGKAAASLSFRDTSLDAWTERLEIFADPHLATVFIHLFENSLAPATKASRIVVTYQLRPEGCAIIVEDDGTGIPDAETEDLFVQKAESYGHGLFLAHEILAITGIAIRETGTFGTGAKFEILVPSEGYRIV; encoded by the coding sequence ATGAACGTCACCGACATCCAGACCACGTTCGTATCCGATACGCGCAACCGCATCGCGATCATCGCCGGGCTAGCCGTGCTGACCCTCGGCGGGAACCTGCTCGCCCTGATTCTCGGCGCACCGGAAGAACTCCTCCCCCTTCCCACCCTCCCGCTCACCATCCCGATCATCCTCGCGAGTTACTGGTACCCGCGGCGCGGCATCCTCTTCTCCGTCTGCTTCGCGTCCATTTACGCCGTCACGACCTACTTCCTCTCCCCGCCGGGCCCCCTTCTGGCTTACACCATCGTCCTGCGTGCGATCCTGCTCGTCCTCATCGGCGGCGTGGTTGCGTTCCTCGCAACGAAACTCCGTGAGTCCGAGCAGGAGATGAACCAGATCATCGAGTTTCTGCCCGACGCGACCTTCGCCATCGACCGCGGGGGGGAGGTCATCGCCTGGAACCGCGCGATCGAGGAGATGACCGGGGTGAAGAAAGTGGCCATGCTCGGCCGGGGGGACTACGAGTACGCCGTGCCCTTCTACGGCGAGCCGCGGCCGCTGCTTGCAGACAGGATCCTCCAGGGCGATCCCGAGGCGGGGTATCCGTCGGTCAGGAGGAGCGGCGACGTCCTCGTCGCGGAGATCTACACCCCACTCCTCAGGGGCGGGCGGGGGGCACACATCAGGTTCGCGGCGACCGCGCTTCTCGACCGGAGCGGACGGGTCACCGGAGCGATCGAGTCCATCCGGGACGTCAGCGACGAGGTCATGACGGAGGCCGCACTGCAGAACGCCGGCCGCCAGCTCAACATCCTCACGGGAATCCTGCGCACCGATCTCTCGAACCGGCTTGCGGTCCTGTACGGGCACCTCTCGGTGGGTGCGATGAAGTTCGACGACCCCGAGATACTCTCCTTCATCGACGACTTAAACGATGCCGCAAATGGGATCCGGCGACAGATCGAGATCTCCCGCGAGTTCCGCGACATCGGGACGTCGCCGCCGGCATGGATCCCCGTGCAACAGGCCGTCGGGAAGGCAGCCGCCAGCCTCTCCTTCAGGGACACCTCTCTCGACGCGTGGACGGAACGGCTCGAGATCTTCGCCGACCCCCACCTCGCGACGGTCTTCATCCATCTCTTCGAGAACTCGCTCGCGCCGGCGACGAAGGCGAGCAGGATCGTCGTCACGTATCAGCTGCGCCCGGAGGGGTGCGCAATCATCGTCGAGGACGACGGGACCGGCATCCCCGACGCGGAGACGGAAGATCTCTTCGTGCAGAAGGCGGAGAGCTACGGGCACGGGCTCTTCCTCGCCCACGAGATCCTGGCCATCACCGGGATCGCGATCCGCGAGACCGGAACGTTCGGGACGGGAGCAAAATTCGAGATCCTGGTGCCGTCCGAGGGCTACAGGATTGTCTGA